Proteins co-encoded in one Papaver somniferum cultivar HN1 chromosome 5, ASM357369v1, whole genome shotgun sequence genomic window:
- the LOC113279288 gene encoding F-box/LRR-repeat protein At3g58900-like, with amino-acid sequence MEERDQISELPDPLLHLILSDHSIKVAFCTSVLSKRWNHICNVVPVLDFEDAIRGLGNASKVKKFMISVEKILRDRNQEANIKKFTFKCRKYMKPSRAQNHYLLFLRLFLLLSHLFRLIETEVTPRIRFPKYISFPTLKILTLNEITFSGKCEKLFAGCHVLEELSLCECTFPLREFCISCPMLKTLIINNSEGEEALIGGCALKINAPNLVSLYYWSNLAEDYIMSTFVALVKADFTFLIPGNDTMEQKIAASKFLGAVSHVKHLSIFALPIQDLLVSEDLLNNMPIFHKLNRLEVFRVKGDKTVVDLLKGSPNLEYFEFRLLLDDDYSEDDIEGFHTSFPHLKSVSFEEHYGHPRELKWMKLILKNAIALKRMNIGNCLEGLETRQAFMEEIHSVPRVSSFCVLEVFSGIVLSRSRD; translated from the exons ATGGAAGAAAGAGACCAAATCAGTGAGTTACCAGATCCATTACTACATCTCATCCTCTCTGATCATTCAATTAAAGTTGCTTTTTGTACTTCCGTTTTATCAAAAAGGTGGAATCACATTTGCAATGTTGTCCCGGTCCTTGATTTTGAAGACGCCATTCGTGGATTAGGCAATGCTTCAAaggtcaagaagtttatgatatccgTGGAAAAGATTTTGCGTGATCGGAACCAGGAAGcgaatataaagaaattcactttCAAATGTAGAAAATACATGAAACCATCTCGG GCTCAAAATCACTATCTATTATTCCTGCGTCTCTTTTTACTTCTAAGTCACTTATTTCGTTTGATAGAAACAGAAGTAACCCCTCGTATAAGATTTCCTAAATATATCTCCTTTCCAACACTCAAGATTCTAACACTGAATGAGATCACCTTTAGTGGTAAGTGTGAGAAACTCTTTGCGGGTTGCCATGTGCTTGAAGAATTGAGTCTGTGTGAATGCACTTTTCCTTTGAGAGAATTTTGTATTTCTTGTCCAATGCTGAAAACTTTGATAATTAACAATAGTGAAGGAGAGGAAGCTCTTATCGGAGGTTGTGCTCTAAAAATTAATGCACCAAATCTAGTGTCTCTCTATTACTGGAGTAATTTGGCGGAGGATTATATTATGTCCACATTTGTAGCACTAGTGAAAGCAGATTTCACTTTTTTGATACCGGGCAACGATACCATGGAGCAAAAGATTGCCGCAAGTAAGTTTCTTGGAGCAGTTTCACATGTCAAGCATCTCTCAATATTTGCCTTACCTATTCAGGATCTCTTAGTATCAGAAGATTTGTTGAACAATATGCCTATATTTCATAAATTGAACCGGTTGGAAGTATTTCGCGTAAAGGGTGATAAAACAGTTGTTGATTTGCTCAAAGGATCACCTAATCTGGAGTATTTTGAATTTCGCCTTCTCCTGGATGATGACTATTCCGAGGACGACATTGAGGGATTTCATACTTCATTTCCGCACCTCAAATCAGTTAGCTTCGAGGAACATTATGGACATCCAAGGGAGCTGAAATGGATGAAACTAATTCTGAAGAATGCCATTGCTTTGAAAAGAATGAATATTGGTAATTGCTTAGAAGGTCTGGAAACGCGACAAGCATTTATGGAGGAGATACATAGTGTTCCAAGAGTCTCAAGTTTCTGCGTGCTTGAAGTGTTCTCAGGAATAGTGCTGTCTCGAAGTAGAGATTAG